From Catharus ustulatus isolate bCatUst1 chromosome 6, bCatUst1.pri.v2, whole genome shotgun sequence, a single genomic window includes:
- the MPEG1 gene encoding macrophage-expressed gene 1 protein, whose protein sequence is MGWGLWGVLLTWALLAWVTGAEQSQELLSPSGFGECSKTLKLSRLEVLPGGGWDNLRNLDMGRVINLSYSQCKTTEDGSYLIPDEIFTIPRKQSNLDINSEIIESWKDYQSITSASINLEMSLFSIINGKFSDDFHRTKTHQVRDRAVTTRVQVRNLVYTAKIDPEAALDKGFKKQLLTIASHLENNQTRMADFLAEVLVLNYGTHAITSVDAGATLVQEDQIKATLLKDSWATRSTVTASAGVAFHNIISGGTKESLDVSSSFTKQYLENRTNSRVESIGGTPFYPGITLKTWQERMQNQMVALDRLGLPLYYFIKPSTVPELPAPTVRRLARRVELAIRRYYTFNTAPGCTDASSPNFNFYANTDDGSCLGTMANFTFGGVFQECVGLGGPDTGALCRALEQRNPLTGAFSCPATYTPVLLGVQEQEEGHSHLECHNKCTLGIFCHRKCQDVFWLSRVQFRAYWCAASGPVAPNSGYLFGGLFSTHSTNPITGAQSCPSGYFPLKLFGELRVCVSQDYEEGAAYAVPFGGFFSCQAGNPLAGQHQGTAEDPLTKGCPAGFSQHLALISDSCQVQFCVQAGLLTGGSLPPARLPPFTRPPANLPAVDTLLVRDGDSTWVRDGQSHVWRLARPEEVQHVAEMVQGRGLSGGQVAGVTVAVLAGVATALGTAWYGHRRYRARGYRALGTGDSPAPASSEHSTVLTVGEGYQQEGTEGTVP, encoded by the coding sequence atgggctgggggctctggggggtccTGCTCACCTGGGCGCTGCTGGCGTGGGTGACAGGGGCTGAGCAGTCCCAGGAACTCTTGTCCCCTTCAGGGTTTGGGGAGTGCAGCAAGACCTTGAAGCTCTCACGTCTGGAAGTTCTGCCGGGGGGGGGCTGGGATAACCTCAGGAATTTGGATATGGGCAGAGTCATCAACCTGAGCTACTCGCAGTGCAAGACCACAGAAGACGGATCTTACCTCATCCCAGACGAGATCTTCACTATCCCCCGCAAGCAGAGCAACCTGGACATCAActctgagatcatcgagtccTGGAAGGATTACCAGAGCATCACCTCTGCCTCCATCAACCTGGAGATGTCCCTCTTCTCCATCATCAACGGCAAATTCTCCGACGACTTCCACCGCACCAAGACGCACCAGGTGAGAGACCGGGCTGTCACCACCCGGGTGCAAGTCAGGAATTTGGTTTACACTGCCAAGATCGACCCAGAGGCAGCCCTGGACAAGGGCTTCAAGAAGCAGCTGCTGACCATCGCCAGCCACCTGGAGAACAACCAGACCAGGATGGCCGATTTTCTGGCCGAGGTGCTGGTGCTCAACTACGGCACCCACGCCATCACCTCCGTGGATGCAGGAGCCACCTTGGTGCAGGAGGACCAGATCAAGGCTACTCTCCTGAAGGACAGCTGGGCCACACGGAGCACTGTCACTGCCTCGGCTGGTGTGGCCTTCCACAACATCATCAGCGGGGGAACCAAGGAATCCCTGGACGTCAGCTCCAGCTTCACCAAGCAGTACCTGGAGAACCGCACCAACTCCAGGGTGGAGAGCATCGGCGGGACCCCCTTTTACCCAGGCATCACCCTGAAGACATGGCAGGAGAGGATGCAAAACCAGATGGTGGCCCTGGACCGCTTGGGGCTGCCCCTGTACTACTTCATCAAGCCGAGCACGGTGCCGGAGCTGCCGGCGCCCACGGTGCGGAGGCTGGCCCGGCGCGTGGAGCTCGCCATCCGCCGCTACTACACCTTCAACACTGCCCCGGGCTGCACCGACGCCTCCTCGCCCAACTTCAACTTCTACGCCAACACCGACGACGGCTCCTGCCTGGGCACCATGGCCAACTTCACCTTCGGGGGAGTCTTCCAGGAGTGCGTCGGCCTGGGTGGTCCCGACACCGGCGCGCTGTGCCGGGCGCTGGAGCAGAGGAACCCCCTCACCGGGGCTTTTTCCTGCCCTGCCACCTacaccccagtgctgctgggagtgcaggagcaggaggagggtcACAGCCACCTGGAGTGCCACAACAAGTGCACCCTGGGCATCTTCTGCCACCGCAAGTGCCAGGACGTGTTCTGGCTCTCCCGGGTGCAGTTCCGTGCCTACTGGTGCGCCGCGAGCGGGCCGGTGGCTCCGAACTCGGGATACCTCTTTGGGGGGCTGttcagcacccacagcaccaaCCCCATTACTGGAGCCCAGTCCTGTCCCTCGGGGTACTTCCCGCTGAAGCTCTTTGGTGAGCTCAGAGTGTGTGTCAGCCAGGATTACGAGGAGGGGGCTGCGTACGCGGTGCCCTTCGGGGGCTTCTtcagctgccaggcagggaaccccctggctgggcagcaccagggcacGGCTGAGGACCCCCTCACCAAGGGCTGTCCCGCGGGCTTCAGCCAGCACCTGGCACTCATCAGCGACAGCTGCCAGGTGCAGTTCTGCGTGCAGGCCGGGCTCCTCACGGGGGGCTCGCTGCCGCCCGCCCGCCTGCCGCCCTTCACCCGGCCCCCCGCCAACCTGCCGGCCGTGGACACCCTGCTGGTGCGGGACGGGGACAGCACCTGGGTCCGGGACGGCCAGAGCCACGTCTGGCGACTGGCACGGCCCGAGGAGGTCCAGCACGTGGCCGAAATGGTCCAGGGCCGGGGGCTGTCAGGGGGACAGGTGGCTGGGGTCACCGTGGCCGTGCTGGCGGGGGTGGCCAccgccctggggacagcctggtaCGGCCACCGGCGCTACAGAGCCAGGGGGTACCGAGCgctgggcacaggggacagcccagcccctgccagctccGAGCACAGCACGGTGCTGACCGTGGGCGAGGGGTACCAGCAAGAGGGGACCGAGGGGACAGTGCCCTGa
- the LOC122149402 gene encoding uncharacterized protein LOC122149402 translates to MGPSPRWNFYIPRVLGFCRIYVHIGGAFGEATWENVVLQPGWGWAQRCLGLGWGLWAPPTPTGLCPTGGLSLVGPHGARCRWGEKCLPSCPQRRPGGVWRGRWLVRGCHGLGQEGGVGRRVWVMGVGEVCSKALGVPVGVTGPRRALGWWKVSLPRAGVRNERVCGVLSIPNQGFMGPLGATCAGCWGVPGALCWWEGGSSCCASFCCRCCFSSPWPGGSVTPAATPWRGWGSIKRMAGDSGGPCTAWPLRCLLSVICVARHTPCLGGAQRCDFSSTHARGFPGADKAMQNPLGEKGEGPPPSAVPARWLLL, encoded by the exons ATGGGGCCGTCCCCACGTTGGAATTTCTATATACCTcgtgttttggggttttgtcgtatatatgtacatatagGGGGGGCGTTTGGGGAGGCAACCTGGGAGaatgtggtgctgcagccaggctggggctgggcacagcgGTGcttggggttgggatgggggcTGTgggccccccccaccccaacaGGGCTCTGCCCCACGGGAGGGCTGTCACTTGTGGGTCCCCATGGGGCCAGGTGCAGGTGGGGTGAGAAGTGTCTCCCTTCCTGCCCCCAGAGACGCCCTGGGGGAGTCTGGAGGGGAAGGTGGCTAGTGAGGGGTTGTCACGGGCTGGGCCAGGAGGGTGGTGTGGGTAGGAGAGTGTGGGtgatgggggtgggggaagtGTGTTCCAaggctctgggggtccctgtcgGGGTGACTGGGCCTCGgagagccctgggctggtggaaggtgtccctgcccagggcaggggttaGGAATGAGAGAGTGTGTGGGgtcctttccatcccaaaccagggATTCATGGGGCCTTTGGGAGCCACCTGTGCCGGGTGCTGGGGGGTCCCTGGCgctctgtgctggtgggagGGGGGCTCATCCTGCTGTGCATCGTTCTGTTGTCGttgctgtttttcctctccttggCCTGGAGGGTCCGTCACCCCCGCGGCCACCCcgtggaggggctgggggtcaATAAAGCGGATGGCAGGGGACTCTGGCggtccctgcacagcctggcctcTCCGTTGTCTTCTGTCAGTCATCTGTGTGGCCAG GCACACGCCCTGTTTGGGTGGCGCTCAGCGGTGTGATTTCTCCTCCACCCACGCCCGGGGTTTTCCCGGTGCAGACAAAGCTATGCAAAACCCTCTGGGCGAGAAGGGGGAGGGTCCCCCACCCTCCGCGGTGCCAGCCCGATGGCTCTTACTGTGA
- the DTX4 gene encoding E3 ubiquitin-protein ligase DTX4 gives MLLASAVVVWEWLNEHGRWRPYSPAVSHHIEAVARAGPRAGGSVVLGQADSRLAPYIIDLQSMHQFRQDTGTIRPVRRSYYDPSSAPGKGVVWEWENDSGTWTPYDMDVGITIQRAYEKQHPWVDLSAIGFCYVIDFATMGQINRQTQRKRRVRRRLDMVYPLVSGTLPKSQSWPASPGAAAAPPVPACTCPQCLLVMSVKAAAGPGTSTLQPRKAAPAPPATPKPPLPAAGPKAPDGVAVVRGSLKPLAAQGGRRQAASTPALSSASASSSPPGVGSGKGSRPSVGTLNRSHLQRLAIAQSRVLIASGVPTVPVKNLTGSSPVNPALAGITGILMSAAGLPVCLTRPPKLVLHPPPVSKSEIQSIPGISHSCRKTTKKQAKKGKTPEEVLKKYLQKVRHPPDEDCTICMERLSAPSGYKGPQPAVKPDLVGKLVKCSHVFHLHCLVAMYNNGNKDGSLQCPTCKTIYGVKTGTQPPGKMEYHIIPHALPGHADCKTIRIIYNIPPGVQGPEHPNPGKSFTARGFPRHCYLPDSEKGRKVLKLLLVAWDRRLIFAIGTSSTTGESDTVIWNEIHHKTEFGSNLTGHGYPDINYLDNVLAELAAQGITEESLAQEKD, from the exons ATGCTGCTGGCCTCGGCGGTGGTGGTGTGGGAATGGCTGAACGAGCACGGGCGCTGGCGGCCCTACAGCCCGGCCGTCAGCCACCACATCGAGGCGGTGGCCCGCGCCGGGCCGCGGGCGGGCGGCAGCGTGGTGCTGGGCCAGGCCGACAGCCGCCTGGCGCCCTACATCATCGACCTGCAGTCCATGCACCAGTTCCGCCAGGACACCG GCACCATCCGGCCCGTCCGGCGCAGCTACTACGACCCATCCTCGGCGCCGGGCAAGGGAGTGGTCTGGGAGTGGGAGAATGACAGCGGGACGTGGACGCCCTACGACATGGATGTGGGCATCACCATCCAGCGCGCCTACGAGAAGCAGCACCCCTGGGTGGACCTGAGCGCCATCGGCTTCTGCTATGTCATCGACTTCGCCACCATGGGCCAGATCAACCGGCAGACCCAGCGCAAGCGCCGCGTCCGCCGCCGCCTCGACATGGTGTACCCGCTGGTGTCGGGCACCCTGCCCAAGTCACAGTCATGGCCAGCCAGccccggggcggccgcggccccgccggtGCCCGCCTGcacctgtccccagtgcctccTGGTCATGAGCGTCAAAGCGGCCGCTGGCCCTGGCAcctccaccctgcagccccgcaaagccgcccccgcgccgccggccACCCCCAAGCCCCCGCTGCCCGCGGCGGGGCCGAAGGCGCCGGACGGTGTGGCCGTGGTGCGCGGCTCGCTGAAGCCGCTGGCGGCGCAGGGGGGCCGAAGGCAGGCGGCCAGCACACCTGCCCTGAGCTCGGCCAGCGCTTCCAGCAGCCCCCCCGGCGTGGGCAGCGGCAAAGGCTCCCGGCCCAGCGTCGGCACCCTGAACCGCAGCCACCTGCAGCGCCTGGCCATCGCCCAGTCCCGCGTGCTCATCGCCTCCGG GGTCCCCACCGTCCCTGTGAAGAACCTCACTGGCTCCAGCCCCGTCAACCCAGCACTGGCAG GGATCACGGGGATCCTCATGAGCGCGGCCGGGCTGCCCGTGTGCCTGACCCGGCCCCCCAAGCTGGTGCTGCACCCCCCACCCGTCAGCAAGAGCGAGATCCAGTCCATCCCCGGCATCTCCCACTCCTGCCGCAAGACCACCAAGAAACAGGCCAAGAAAG GTAAAACCCCGGAGGAGGTGCTGAAGAAATACCTGCAGAAGGTGCGGCATCCGCCAGATGAG GACTGCACCATCTGCATGGAGCGGCTCTCTGCCCCCTCTGGCTACAAGGGGCCCCAGCCAGCCGTCAAGCCTGACCTCGTGGGGAAACTGGTCAAGTGCAGCCACGTCTTCCACCTGCACTGCTTGGTGGCCATGTACAACAACGGCAACAAG GATGGGAGTCTGCAGTGTCCCACCTGCAAAACCATCTATGGGGTGAAGACAGGGACGCAGCCTCCCGGGAAGATGGAATATCACATCATCCCCCATGCCCTGCCCGGCCATGCCGACTGCAAAACCATCCGCATCATCTACAACATTCCCCCGGGGGTGCAG GGACCAGAGCATCCAAACCCTGGGAAGAGCTTCACGGCCCGTGGCTTCCCCCGGCACTGCTACCTGCCAGACAGCGAGAAGGGCAGGAAG GTACTAAAGTTGCTGCTGGTGGCCTGGGACCGGCGCCTGATCTTCGCTATCGGAACCTCCAGCACCACGGGCGAGTCGGACACGGTGATCTGGAATGAGATCCACCACAAGACAGAGTTCGGCTCCAACCTCACAGGCCACGGCTACCCTGACATCAACTACCTGGACAATGtcctggctgagctggcagccCAGGGCATCACGGAGGAGAGCCTGGCGCAGGAGAAGGACTGA
- the CNTF gene encoding ciliary neurotrophic factor, giving the protein MAAADSPSAALRRRDLCSRGIRLAGKMRADVVDLLDAYVEQQGLDASASVAAVEGVPLAAVERWDEQTGTQRLLENLAAYRAFRALLAQMLEEQREQLGEADAGLGRALAAVLLQVSAFAYHLEELLRLESRGIPGEEEDGPPPPPRLSRFEQKLRGLGVLRELAHWAVRSERQLAKPSPASGAAPGLAESP; this is encoded by the exons ATGGCGGCCGCAGACAGCCCCTCCGCCGCCCTCCGGCGCCGCGACCTCTGCAGCCGCGGCATCCGCCTGGCCGGCAAGATGCGCGCGGATGTCGTTGACCTCCTGGACGCCTAC gtggagcagcagggcctggaCGCCTCGGCCAGCGTGGCGGCAGTGGAGGGGGTGCCGCTGGCGGCGGTGGAGCGCTGGGACGAGCAGACGGGCACGCAGCGGCTGCTGGAGAACCTGGCGGCCTACCGGGCCTTCcgcgccctgctggcccagatgctggaggagcagcGGGAGCAGCTGGGCGAGGCGGATGCGGGCCTGGGCCGGGCGCTGGCGGCCGTCCTGCTCCAGGTCTCGGCCTTTGCCTACCACCTCGAGGAGCTGCTGCGGCTGGAGAGCCGCGGGATCCCCGGCGAGGAGGAGGACgggccgccgcccccgccgcgcctcAGCCGCTTCGAGCAGAAGCTGCGGGGCCTGGGCGTGCTGCGGGAGCTGGCCCACTGGGCCGTGAGGTCCGAGCGGCAGCTCGCCAAGCCCAGCCCGGCCTCCGGCGCGGCCCCCGGCCTGGCCGAGAGTCCCTGA